The stretch of DNA ccagtaaACATTTTTGGATTACATAATAAAAATGCTGTGTCATTTAATTACGCAGCGTTGACGCAAAGACGCTGTCAGTCTGATCGAGGCATAGCGAGTAACAGTTATTCATGTGCGCAGGTTTTTCGTCACTGGCTATTTGAACAAGTCTTGATTTAGCGGGTGTGCGTGTCTTTTCGAATTTCACAAGAGGAGGGTACATTTGACCCCTAGCCTGGCATAGAGAGGCGGGTGGAGCTACCATCCTGCTTTTGCTCCTCAGTCTAGTATCTTTTTCTCATACATCTCCCCCCAGAACCTAATCCAGTATGTTACGCAATTGCGCACAATTTTTGTTCTGGATTTTCAACTGTTCACTGAAACGGTATACATGTGTGATGACACGTGATTTGTCTCCCCAGTGGATTTGCATACTTCATTGTCAGCTTAGAAATCCAAAAGAGCAGCAAGAGGAATTTCCATCACATAGCTCATCCAATAGTTATTTGTCAGGATTAACTTTTTTCTACATCGTAGTGTGTGATATGCTCCTAGACGGTAGGATTTTAGGTCACACAATGTATTCCCAGCACCCGCAGTAATGTGTGAAATATGCTGTGTGTGCAATGCCGTAGATTGTCTGAATGGTATTTTTCAAAATGCAGTGTTTTTAGAAAACATGAGGCACCACAAATCCGAGAGGAAGAGACCTTCTCCAGTAAAAGATGTCTGGAGTGGTTCTATGAGTACGCAGGTGAGACACAAGGTTTGTAAATATACATTTGCAATTCTCTATCAGTTTATATAAGCACACATAATGGTGTAAATACCTTTGTTACTCTTAGATTTGGGTTTTCATGTCATAGTTGAATTGTACTGTGTGAGAGCTGTGAATCGGGCATCATTGATTGCTTCATAAAGGATGTCTCTTGCTTGCTGAAATGATGTCATAGATTAATGTTTTGTGTTTGTCACCTGCAGGTGGGATAGGGTCATAGAGAATTGTTACGTATGTATGTACGCATTGTGATTGTAATTTTTGCTGTGATGATGTCAGAATACTTTGTTACCTCATTCTATGTCATAGAATTCTATGACATCATAACAATAGCGATTACAATCATAGTTTTCGTGATGTGATGTCATAATAGGGACTGCTTTGACCTCCGGATTATGACATCACACCATGTAAATATAATAGAATCTCTATGGTTGTGATGTCATAGCATTGTTGTGTCTGTGGCATACTATGCTGTCATAATATCAGAGCTTAATCCTATGTGTTTGTTTCTGGTAGGAGTGGATGATGTCATAAATAATGGccctgtatatatgtgtgtatcttTGATAGGCTGTGATGATGTCGTGGGGCCAGAGGGAATGGAGAAGTTCTGTGAAGATATTGGAGTGGAACCAGAAAATGTAAGGATGGCTAGTCATGTCTATGTAGATGGGTGACATTTATAATCCATCCACATGTGCATGCACTTGGTTGTTATAGTTGGGTACAACTCCGTTATTCAGAGATGGCACAAAGATGAAAATGACTAATTGAAAAGTAAACATCTCAAGCATTTCATGGTGTTATAGCATGTGAGTGTATGCTGTTCTTTGTGAACAGGTGGTGATGCTGGTTTTGGCCTGGAAGCTAGATGCCCAGAGTATGGGCTACTTCACCCTACAGGAGTGGTTGAAAGGCATGGGCTCCCTGCAGTAAGTCTCTGCTCTCAGTTTGTGTGTTTTACTGTACgtgtgttctgtgtgtctgtccctaCAGTTTGTCCTTTTCTAGCTGTGCCATGTACAAAATGGTGCTGACCCCAGACTGGGTTTATAGTCTGCCTCTgtctgtatagtctactttatagTCAACAGTCTGTACTCTGTCAGCTGGGACTCTAGTCTGTCTCTAACTTGTCTCTCTGGCGTTGTCAGGTGTGACTCCACAGAGATGCTGAGGAACTCCCTGGACTACTTGAGGTCTGTCCTAAACGACACCACCAACTTTAAGCTCATTTACAGAT from Salvelinus fontinalis isolate EN_2023a chromosome 5, ASM2944872v1, whole genome shotgun sequence encodes:
- the LOC129855382 gene encoding DCN1-like protein 4 isoform X4 gives rise to the protein MPPRKKRRPTTGDDLSAKKSRQDSVFRKHEAPQIREEETFSSKRCLEWFYEYAGETQGCDDVVGPEGMEKFCEDIGVEPENVVMLVLAWKLDAQSMGYFTLQEWLKGMGSLQCDSTEMLRNSLDYLRSVLNDTTNFKLIYRYAFDFAREKDQRSLDLNTAKCMLGLLLGKTWPLFPVFNQFLEQSKYKVINKDQWCNVLEFSRTINLDLSNYDEDGAWPVLLDEFVEWYKEREMS